Proteins encoded by one window of Salmonirosea aquatica:
- a CDS encoding proline dehydrogenase family protein, giving the protein MTQQAVSPALFEDTSVAFASKSDSQLRKTFWLFAMMNRAGLVNVGTFFIKLALRLHLPIKKLLRNTIYEQFCGGESIRECETTIQHLASSGIGTILDYSIEGEDDEAVFEATTVELLRTIDRAASSNDIPFTVFKVSGLASNDLLEKVQRKESLSEDEQKAYDRVVERVERLCSQAHLRSVRIFFDAEESWIQDVIDTLAYTMMARYNGRRAIVFNTYQFYRHETLEAYKNAFLQAREEHYILGGKLVRGAYMEKERIRARENNYRSPIHTSKAATDRDFNAAIDFSIEHLDSLEICLGTHNEESCLYCANKMTKLGLKHNDPRVWFAQLLGMSDNISYNLAKQEFHVAKYVPYGPIDTVMPYLFRRAQENKSIAGQSSREFLLVKREMKRRKLGTV; this is encoded by the coding sequence CTTCTGGCTATTTGCCATGATGAATCGGGCAGGACTTGTAAATGTAGGCACTTTTTTTATAAAGTTAGCTTTACGATTGCATTTGCCAATAAAAAAACTCCTCCGCAATACCATTTATGAGCAATTCTGCGGTGGAGAATCGATTCGCGAATGCGAAACAACCATCCAGCATTTGGCGAGTTCGGGCATCGGAACAATTCTGGATTACTCCATCGAGGGGGAAGACGATGAGGCTGTCTTTGAAGCCACCACGGTCGAACTCCTGCGGACTATTGATCGCGCGGCTTCGTCGAATGATATTCCGTTTACGGTCTTCAAAGTATCGGGTCTTGCTTCGAATGATCTTCTTGAAAAAGTGCAAAGAAAGGAATCGCTGTCTGAGGATGAGCAAAAAGCCTACGACCGGGTGGTAGAACGAGTCGAAAGATTGTGCAGTCAGGCACATCTGCGCTCCGTACGGATTTTTTTCGATGCTGAAGAAAGTTGGATTCAGGATGTCATCGATACGTTGGCCTATACTATGATGGCCCGCTACAATGGCCGTCGGGCTATTGTTTTCAACACCTACCAGTTTTACCGACACGAAACACTCGAGGCCTACAAAAATGCTTTTTTACAAGCGCGTGAAGAACATTATATTCTGGGTGGCAAGCTGGTTCGGGGCGCGTACATGGAAAAAGAGCGCATCCGGGCACGGGAGAACAATTACCGCAGTCCCATTCATACATCCAAAGCAGCCACCGACCGGGACTTCAATGCCGCTATCGATTTTTCGATTGAGCATCTCGATTCACTGGAAATTTGTCTGGGTACCCACAATGAAGAAAGCTGCCTGTACTGTGCCAACAAAATGACCAAGCTAGGTCTGAAACATAATGATCCGCGGGTGTGGTTTGCCCAACTCCTGGGAATGAGCGACAACATTTCCTATAACCTGGCAAAGCAAGAATTCCATGTGGCCAAATATGTACCCTATGGCCCTATCGATACTGTAATGCCCTACCTTTTTCGGCGGGCTCAGGAAAACAAGTCCATCGCAGGCCAAAGCAGCCGGGAATTCCTACTGGTGAAGCGTGAAATGAAACGTCGAAAGTTAGGGACGGTGTAA